The nucleotide sequence TACTTACCGGACTCGAGGAAAATGATGTACTTTTTATAGATGAAATTCATCGTTTAAGTCCTATTATTGAAGAATATCTATATTCCGCAATGGAAGATTTCAGAATTGATATTATGATTGATAAAGGACCGGCAGCTCGTTCATTACAACTGGAATTAAATAATTTTACTTTAGTCGGTGCAACAACCAGAGCAGGACTTTTGACTTCTCCTTTAAGAGCAAGGTTCGGAATAAAATTTTTACTCGAATATTATAATGCAGATGTTTTAAAAACAATTATTAAGCGTTCGTCCGGTATTTTAAATATTGAAATTAAAGAAAACGCAGCAATCGAAATTGCACGAAGAAGCAGAGGAACACCTCGTATCGCAAATGCTTTATTGAGAAGAGTTCGAGACTTTGCACAAGTTAAAGGAAGCGGAATTATTGATATTGAAATAGCAAAATACTCATTGGATGCTCTAAATATCGATAAAAAAGGATTGGATGAAATGGATAATAAAATACTTAATACCATTATCGACAAGTTCAGCGGAGGTCCGGTCGGTGTCGGAACAATAGCAACAGCTGTGGGAGAAGATGCCGGAACAATAGAAGAAGTTTATGAACCTTTTTTAATTATGGAAGGCTTCATTAAACGAACCATGCGAGGCAGAGAAGTAACCGAAGCAGCATATAAACATCTCGGAAAAATAAATTATAATAATCAAAACCAATTGTTTTAAATTATTTATTATGAAAAAACTTTTTGTTATATTGTTAATATTAAGCACTATACAAATTTTTTCTCAAACTAAAAGAAAAAAGTTTAATTTTCAAATAGGAGGAGGTCCGTCAATTCATAACTTTTATTATAACCAAATAACATTTGAAACTGAATTAAATTATTACATTAATAAATACTTTACAACTTCTTTTTCTTTTAACTATACAAAAGGAGATGTTTTCGAAATAGTATATTATGAGTATTTTCAACCAAACTTAACTTTGTTTATTTCTCCTTTTAAAAATAATCGGAAAAATGATTTTAGATTAGGATACGGAATATCTGAATTATTCTTTATTAATTTAACAAACGACAAAAAGATTCACAAAACAGGACACAATATTGTAATAGAAGACAATTATAAAATAAAAAATAAATATATAATAGGCTTAAAATTATTTGGACAAACCTATTTGCACTCTAAAAGAGAAGGCTATGAACATGGTGATTTTGGAGGATTATTAAAAATAGGAGTAATTTTTTAACATGGTATAAAATGAAAGATACTTTTGACAAAATATATAAATTCAGCATGATATTTTTATGCAAAAACCCTTAAAAGAAAAATTTTTGCTAAATCTTGAATTAACAGAACTTATGTGTGAAATGACAAGAATAAGAGTAATTAAAAAACAAATAAAATAAGCAGTTTTCAAAGAAATTTATCACGATATTTTTTCAGAAAAAGAATTTTAAGAAATACATCAAACTTTTAACTTAATATAATCAATTATGAAGAATGTTGTTTTATTTATTGTTATTATTATTACATTATCAAACAATGTTTTTTCGCAAAATAAAAAAATTAATTTATTTATAGGAGCCGGTATCTCAAATCAACTTTTTTGTTCTAAAGATTTTGTAATAGAAACAGAACTTAACTATAAAATAAATAATTATTTTTAGTAATACATCAGGAAAATGTAGTGTTTTTGGAACTCATTATATTAATTATTTTTCTGCAGATATTAATTTTTATATTTCACCTTTTAAAAATAATAAAAAAAATGATTTCAAATTAGGAGGAGGTTTTTCAGAATATATAGAATTAAGTAATAATGAATTTTTACCCGGTTATAATTTTGTTATAGAAAACAACTATTTGGTTAATCAAAAATTTATAATAGGACTAAAAGTTTTTTCTCATTATTATGAAAAAGAACGGAGAGAAGAACTAAATATTGGCGTATTATTAAAATTGGGAGTACCTTTATAGCTTTTAACTTTATACAAAAAAAATGAAACTAATTATACCGATGGCAGGAATGGGCAAAAGAATGAGACCACACACTCTCACAATTCCGAAACCTTTAATTCCTATTGCAGGAGAACCGATTGTAAAACGCTTAGCCGAAGAAATAACAAAAGTATCAAAATCAAAAGTTGAA is from Bacteroidales bacterium and encodes:
- the ruvB gene encoding Holliday junction branch migration DNA helicase RuvB codes for the protein MDFRTNEISKAEEIFEQQLRPAQFTDFKGQQKIMENLKVFVKAAIMRGEALDHVLLHGPPGLGKTTLSNIIANELGVNMKITSGPVLDKPGDLAGLLTGLEENDVLFIDEIHRLSPIIEEYLYSAMEDFRIDIMIDKGPAARSLQLELNNFTLVGATTRAGLLTSPLRARFGIKFLLEYYNADVLKTIIKRSSGILNIEIKENAAIEIARRSRGTPRIANALLRRVRDFAQVKGSGIIDIEIAKYSLDALNIDKKGLDEMDNKILNTIIDKFSGGPVGVGTIATAVGEDAGTIEEVYEPFLIMEGFIKRTMRGREVTEAAYKHLGKINYNNQNQLF